The following are encoded in a window of Sebastes umbrosus isolate fSebUmb1 chromosome 7, fSebUmb1.pri, whole genome shotgun sequence genomic DNA:
- the slc25a15a gene encoding LOW QUALITY PROTEIN: solute carrier family 25 member 15a (The sequence of the model RefSeq protein was modified relative to this genomic sequence to represent the inferred CDS: inserted 6 bases in 5 codons; deleted 6 bases in 5 codons; substituted 1 base at 1 genomic stop codon) has product MAPHPIMQAIIDFAAGAAGGTACVLSGQPFDTTKVKMQTFPXMYRGFIHCFSSTFRQVXIRGLYQGATPALIANISENAVLFLSYGLCQDAIPLCVQLDKGADLSDISEGMRRSVASIFSXYGDCPTELVKCRLQAMHEMEASGKIPSGKRSTVWTVVKXVLKTDGPLGFYQGLTSNMAREIPGYFCFFGVYELCRSKFCPVQWARDKDGIGILPLMFSGGFGGACLWLTVYPIDCVKSSIQVYSLAGRQEGFMKTFXGIIRTEGFTALYXGLTPTMIRTFPANGALFLAYELSRKFMMERVGN; this is encoded by the exons ATGGCTCCACATCCCATAATGCAGGCC ATCATTGACTTCGCAGCTGGAGCAGCAG GTGGTACAGCTTGTGTGCTGAGCGGTCAGCCGTTTGACACAACAAAGGTGAAGATGCAGACGTTCC CCATGTACCGAGGCTTCATCCACTGCTTCTCATCCACCTTCAGGCAGGTGTGAATACGAGGTCTCTACCAAGGCGCGACTCCAGCTCTCATAGCCAACATCAGTGAGAACGCTGTGCTCTTCTTGAGTTATGGTCTCTGCCAGGATGCCATCCCGCTTTGTGTCCAG TTGGATAAAGGGGCCGATCTCAG TGATATTTCAGAAGGCATGCGCAGGTCTGTagcctccatcttctc ctATGGCGATTGCCCTACCGAGCTGGTGAAATGTCGC CTGCAGGCCATGCACGAAATGGAAGCATCTGGCAAGATCCCAAGCGGAAAGAGAAG CACAGTGTGGACAGTAGTGA CAGTGTTGAAGACAGACGGTCCCCTGGGTTTCTACCAAGGACTGACGTCCAACATGGCGAGGGAGATACCGGGCTACTTCTGCTTTTTTGGGGTCTATGAACTGTGCCGGTCTAAATTTTGCCCAGTACAATGGGCACGGGACAAGGACGGTATAG GTATTCTTCCTCTCATGTTCAGCGGTGGATTT GGGGGAGCTTGTCTGTGGTTGACGGTCTATCCCATAGACTGCGTGAAGTCCAGTATCCAGGTGTACTCTTTAGCTGGGAGGCAAGAGGGCTTCATGAAGACCT ATGGTATCATACGCACTGAGG GGTTCACTGCTCTGT TCGGGCTGACTCCTACCATGATACGCACCTTCCCTGCCAACGGA GCCCTCTTCCTGGCTTATGAGCTCAGTCGCAAATTCATGATGGAGAGAGTCGGTAACTGA